A single region of the Betta splendens chromosome 12, fBetSpl5.4, whole genome shotgun sequence genome encodes:
- the apc gene encoding adenomatous polyposis coli protein translates to MAAASYDQLLKQVEVLKMENSNLRQELQDNSNHLTKLESEASNMKEVLKQLQGTIEEESGEASGSQLELIERLKEMSLDSAGFKTRSRPPLPSSSSSSSASSGSVAPGGAAGTSGAQGPSMSTAFPRKGLPPAARAGHDHCLEELEKERSLLLAELEKEEKEKDWYYAQLQNLTKRIDSLPLTENFTLQTDMSRRQLEFEARQIRSAMEEQLGSCQEMERRAQARVSRIQQIEKDILRLGSHLQVEGAQGSSDNGGLAGVQSTTSRLDHEPSSETGYSVPRRITSHLGTKVEMVYSLLSMLGTHDKDDMSRTLLAMSSSQDSCIAMRQSGCLPLLIQLLHGNDKDSLLLGNSRGSKEARARASAALHNIVHSQPDDKRGRREIRVLHLLEQVRHYCEACWSWQENHERGVDQEGNPMPSPVEHQICPAVCVLMKLSFDEEHRHAMNELGGLQAVAELLQVDCEMFGLSSDHYSVTLRRYAGMALTNLTFGDVANKATLCSMKGCMRAMVAQLKSESEDLQQVIASVLRNLSWRADVNSKKTLREVGSVRALMGCALDVQKESTLKSVLSALWNLSAHCTENKADICTVDGALAFLVGTLTHRSHSNTLAIIESGGGILRNVSSLIATNEGHRQILREHSCLPTLLQHLKSHSLTIVSNACGTLWNLSARDAKDQETLWELGAVGMLRNLIHSRHKMIAMGSAAALRNLMANRPARYKDTSVVSPGAGAPSLHARKQKALFEELDAQQLSETFDNIDNLSPKAAHRKGRGCNGSGAGGATTRPFANTPVLSSPKNGDGSKRMTDDTAHARPVFPPSVRASSDSLNSVTSADGYGNRGKTKPSSEPFYSSDENAANKCCVYRKYPADLAHKIRSANHMADDDGAELDTPINYSLKYSDEQLNSGRQSPTHCGLDSDDEQDTRVRRRNNGSESTVGNGCMASVPTPRYVVVTATSNYNSDSTGEQPIDYSLKYCAEVSRKESTSPSLPNVTNATAAIKMRPPPTRAVSKSHQESTQTYCVEDTPICFSRGSSLSSLSSEEEDNDVMVRKGREGRGVVGSNDYPTLPVSEKNAHEQQQHRQQKEAESQTAATAPSARARRGHHHSHAHHHHHHHHVSSSSGARTPKSPPEQPYAQETPLMFSRCTSVSSLDSFSTSSIASSVRSSEPCSGVPSGVVSPSDLPDSPGQTMPPSRSKTPPLPPSAQKTTEKENSKNKVEEESSTDVLLHFATESTPHGFSRASSLSALSLDEPYITEGMKNKEAQKEEEPETGIKERKEDSKPILDESDDDDDIEILEACINMAMPKSSRKPKKQQQAVPRKPSQLPVYKLLPQHRVQSQQRKDVPPLPEEVPRVYCVEGTPLNFSTATSLSDLTIDSPPNEEVAVSVATPTSTQRMTGNPEGENGDDILAECISAAMPKAKPRKPTRAASKEHTGAPPLPPPLPPTVLPPFHPQQQKKKPTSPVKPMPQRATFGISTSTSKAKPGFAFDSPRHYTPIEGTPCCFSRNDSLSSLDFDEDDGGGNKDEDKKAREESGKRKHQTAAVFPQTKPATNQMAADEKQKFAIEDTPVCFSRNSSLSSLSDIDQENNNKEFAPPILQEQDEGQATSPPPAQMELKSRPSASICYAPKAFHVEDTPVCFSRNSSLSSLSIDSEDDLLQECISSAMPKKKKKAAATASTVAASVPVLKADDILAEEESAEVPRSPASPDSESFDWKAIQEGANSIVSSLNAAAAASSLSRQPSSDSDSVLSLKSVGSPFRFPTTTRNAEEKDDGAENEEVKRGARILKPGECSTLEGKKKDEEEEAKAVRGGKKIYRSLITGKPRSEQAARGRSKPRAATVAKAPGSNDDRGGASSRDSTPSRSSSAASQKVGKLPQMLRTASPGSASPSPASRPAKQSVIARSGGGIPRSESASRLGGSVAPKKSKAEPEKPALVRQSTFIKEAPSPTLKRKLEESAAVAVVPLESPSSPETPLPQTTRRHDVNRSHSESPSRQQEVTSSRFNRTGTWKRENSSAGGGSSGGKHSTSLPRVGTWKRTGSSSSVLSASSESSEKCRGDDDSSRSKGTWRKVKGGSDSASRTFADKSEDVWVRLEDCPVNNPRSSSSCLARSPTATNAPPVIDSSAPTKIPSSSSSSSSNLNLRHSCESLDDKPLPPQQQRSQQRSGALAARVSPFNYTPSPRKSSADVVVTTTTTTSTTATTTLSTTPTRPSLIPTPVTKKREPKGGDGSGGGGSGGERGSYIVTSV, encoded by the exons GAAGTGCTGAAGCAGCTCCAGGGCACCATAGAGGAAgagtctggtgaggcatcaggaTCTCAGTTGGAGTTGATTGAGCGACTAAAAG AGATGAGCCTGGACTCTGCTGGCTTTAAGACCAGGTCGAGGCCTCCTctgccctcctcatcctcatctagCTCAGCCTCCTCGGGTTCTGTagctcctggaggagcagctggaaccTCTGGAGCTCAAGGACCAAGTATGTCCACTGCTTTCCCCAGAAAAGGGCTGCcacctgcagccagagctgGTCACGACCActgcctggaggagctggagaaggaaag GTCTCTCCTATTGGCTGAGctagagaaggaggagaaggagaaggactgGTATTATGCTCAACTGCAGAATCTCACCAAGAGGATTGACAGTCTTCCACTGACTGAAAAT TTCACTTTGCAGACAGACATGAGTCGGCGGCAGCTGGAATTTGAAGCTCGCCAGATCCGGTCAGCGATGGAGGAACAACTTGGCTCTTGCCAGGAAATGGAGAGAAGAGCACAG GCACGCGTGTCTCGCATTCAGCAGATCGAGAAAGACATCCTGAGACTGGGATCCCACCTACAG GTAGAAGGAGCTCAGGGTTCAAGTGACAATGGTGGTTTGGCTGGTGTTCAG AGCACCACCAGCCGATTGGACCATGAGCCTTCTTCTGAAACCGGCTACTCTGTGCCCCGACGAATCACTAGCCACCTTGGAACGAAG GTGGAGATGGTGTACAGTCTGCTGTCCATGCTGGGCACCCACGATAAGGACGACATGTCTCGGACACTGCTCGCCATGTCCAGTTCTCAGGACTCATGCATCGCCATGCGTCAGTCTGGATGCTTGCCGCTACTCATCCAGTTGCTTCATGGCAATGACAAAGATTCTTTGTTGTTGG GTAACTCCCGTGGTAGTAAGGAGGCTCGTGCGCGGGCCTCGGCAGCACTGCACAACATTGTGCACAGTCAGCCAGACGATAAGAGGGGGCGGCGCGAGATAAGAGTCCTGCACCTGTTGGAGCAGGTGCGTCACTACTGTGAAGCTTGTTGGAGCTGGCAAGAAAACCACGAAAGGGGCGTCGATCAGGAGGGCAACCCCA TGCCGTCTCCGGTGGAGCATCAGATCTGTCCAGCCGTCTGTGTCCTCATGAAACTTTCCTTTGACGAAGAACACAGACACGCCATGAACGAACTTG GTGGGTTGCAGGCAGTGGCAGAGCTGCTACAGGTGGACTGTGAGATGTTCGGCCTCAGCAGCGATCATTACAGCGTCACTCTGCGGCGGTACGCTGGCATGGCGCTAACCAACCTCACCTTTGGAGATGTGGCCAATAAG GCTACGTTGTGCTCTATGAAGGGCTGCATGAGGGCGATGGTTGCCCAGCTGAAGTCTGAGAGTGAagacctgcagcag GTGATAGCTAGTGTTCTGAGGAACTTGTCATGGCGAGCTGATGTCAACAGTAAGAAGACACTGCGTGAGGTTGGCAGTGTACGAGCACTGATGGGCTGTGCTCTTGATGTCCAAAAG GAGTCAACTCTGAAATCTGTACTGAGTGCACTATGGAACTTGTCAGCCCACTGCACTGAGAACAAAGCAGACATCTGCACAGTGGATGGTGCTCTGGCTTTTTTAGTGGGAACATTGACCCATCGTAGCCATAGCAACACGCTTGCCATCATAGAAAGTGGTGGTGGCATCTTGCGCAATGTTTCCAGCCTTATTGCTACCAATGAAGGTCACAG GCAGATTCTGCGTGAGCATAGCTGCTTGCCAACTCTTCTGCAGCACTTGAAGTCACACAGTCTGACCATTGTGTCAAATGCCTGCGGGACACTGTGGAACCTGTCAGCACGAGATGCCAAAGACCAGGAGACACTATGGGAGTTGGGTGCTGTGGGCATGCTTCGTAACCTCATTCATTCACGTCACAAGATGATTGCCATGGGCAGTGCTGCTGCCTTGCGTAACCTGATGGCCAACCGCCCAGCACGCTATAAGGACACTAGTGTGGTGTCGCCAGGTGCTGGTGCCCCATCACTGCATGCGCGCAAACAGAAGGCGTTATTTGAGGAGTTGGATGCACAGCAGCTGTCTGAAACCTTTGACAATATTGACAACCTGAGTCCCAAGGCAGCACACAGGAAAGGACGAGGCTGTAATGGGTCTGGAGCGGGTGGGGCCACAACTCGTCCTTTTGCTAACACACCAGTTCTGTCCAGCCCTAAGAATGGTGACGGATCAAAGAGAATGACGGACGACACTGCACATGCAAGACCGGTATTCCCACCTAGTGTCCGGGCCTCCAGCGACAGCCTAAACAGTGTGACAAGTGCTGATGGCTACGGCAATCGTGGCAAAACCAAGCCTTCATCAGAACCGTTTTACTCATCAGATGAAAACGCTGCTAACAAGTGCTGTGTCTACAGGAAGTACCCAGCAGACCTGGCTCATAAAATCCGCAGTGCAAACCACATGGCAGATGATGATGGTGCAGAACTGGACACACCTATAAACTATAGCCTGAAGTACTCTGACGAACAGCTAAATTCTGGAAGACAGAGTCCGACTCACTGTGGCCTTGACAGTGATGATGAGCAGGACAcaagggtgaggaggaggaacaatgGCAGTGAATCTACAGTGGGCAATGGCTGCATGGCTTCTGTACCTACTCCACGTTATGTTGTAGTCACAGCAACATCAAACTACAATAGCGACTCAACAGGTGAACAGCCGATTGACTATAGCCTGAAATATTGTGCTGAAGTTTCCCGCAAAGAGTCCacttccccctctctccccaaTGTCACAAATGCCACCGCTGCAATCAAAATGCGCCCCCCACCCACCCGGGCTGTGTCAAAAAGCCACCAGGAGTCGACACAGACTTATTGTGTGGAGGACACACCCATCTGCTTCTCCAGGGGCAGTTCATTGTCATCACTGTCttctgaggaggaagacaatgatgtcatggtgaggaaagggagagagggaaggggTGTTGTTGGCAGCAATGACTATCCAACGCTTCCTGTCAGTGAGAAAAATGCACACGAGCAGCAACAGCACCGGCAgcaaaaggaggcagagagtcAAACTGCTGCAACTGCTCCCTCTGCACGAGCACGGCGTGGCCACCACCACAGCCATGcccaccatcatcaccaccaccatcatgtTTCTTCATCATCAGGTGCCAGGACACCAaaaagcccaccagagcagcCATATGCCCAAGAAACTCCGCTGATGTTCAGCCGCTGTACATCAGTCAGCTCCCTTGACagtttctccacctcctccattgCTAGCTCTGTGCGCTCCAGCGAGCCATGCAGTGGTGTGCCAAGTGGTGTGGTTAGTCCCAGTGACCTTCCTGACAGTCCGGGCCAGACCATGCCACCTAGCCGCTCTAAAACACCACCACTACCCCCATCTGCTCAAAAGACTACAGAGAAGGAAAATTCAAAGAACAAGGttgaggaggagagcagcacgGATGTTTTGCTGCACTTTGCCACAGAGAGCACACCTCATGGCTTCTCCCGCGCCTCCAGTCTGAGCGCACTCAGTTTGGATGAGCCCTATATCACAGAGGggatgaaaaacaaagaggcacagaaagaagaagagccagagacagggatcaaagagaggaaggaggactcAAAACCAATCCTTGATGAATCCGATGACGATGATGACATTGAAATCCTGGAGGCATGCATAAACATGGCAATGCCCAAGTCATCACGAAAACCAAAGAAACAGCAACAGGCAGTGCCACGGAAACCCAGCCAACTTCCCGTTTATAAGCTCCTTCCTCAACACCGTGTCCAGTCGCAGCAGCGGAAAGATGTGCCACCGCTGCCCGAGGAGGTGCCAAGAGTTTATTGCGTTGAGGGAACTCCACTGAACTTCTCCACAGCCACCTCTCTGAGTGACCTCACCATTGATTCTCCGCCTAATGAGGAGGTAGCAGTATCTGTAGCCACACCCACTTCTACCCAGAGGATGACAGGGAATCCAGAAGGAGAGAATGGGGACGACATCCTTGCTGAGTGCATTAGTGCCGCCATGCCCAAAGCCAAGCCCAGAAAACCAACTCGGGCAGCCAGTAAAGAACATACAGGAGCCCCTCCCCtgccaccccccctccctcccacagtTCTGCCCCCTtttcacccacagcagcagaaaaaaaaaccaacatcACCTGTAAAGCCAATGCCCCAGCGGGCTACATTTGGCATCAGCACATCAACATCCAAAGCAAAACCAGGGTTTGCCTTTGATTCACCACGACATTACACACCCATTGAGGGCACACCCTGCTGCTTCTCACGTAACGATTCACTGAGCTCACTTGACTTTGATGAAGACGATGGTGGTGGTAACAAAGATGAAGATAAGAAAGCAAGAGAAGAAAGCGGGAAGAGGAAGCATCAAACAGCAGCCGTTTTCCCTCAAACTAAACCAGCAACCAATCAGATGGCAGCTGATGAGAAGCAGAAATTTGCCATTGAGGATACACCTGTCTGTTTCTCCAGGAATtcatcactgagttcactgaGCGACATTGACCAggagaacaacaacaaggaaTTTGCTCCACCGATCCTACAAGAGCAAGATGAAGGCCAAGCTACAAGTCCTCCACCTGCACAGATGGAGCTGAAATCCCGTCCCTCTGCATCCATTTGCTATGCCCCGAAAGCATTTCACGTAGAAGACACACCCGTCTGTTTCTCCAGGAACTCCTCACTCAGCTCGTTAAGCATAGACTCTGAGGACGATCTGTTACAAGAGTGCATCAGTTCTGCTAtgccaaagaagaagaagaaagctgcagccactgcgTCTACTGTTGCAGCGTCAGTTCCTGTTCTCAAAGCCGATGACATTCTAGCTGAAGAGGAGTCTGCAGAGGTGCCCAGAAGCCCTGCCTCTCCTGATTCTGAGTCGTTTGATTGGAAAGCAATCCAGGAAGGCGCCAACTCCATAGTTAGCAGtctgaatgctgctgctgctgcctcatcgCTGTCTCGCCAGCCTTCATCAGACTCTGACTCAGTCCTATCCCTGAAGTCTGTTGGCTCACCATTCCGCTTTCCAACAACCACTCGCAATGCTGAAGAAAAAGATGACGGAGCTGAGAATGAGGAAGTGAAGCGAGGAGCAAGAATCCTGAAGCCAGGAGAATGCAGTACACTGGAGGGCAAGaagaaggatgaagaggaggaggcaaaggCAGTGCGAGGTGGGAAGAAGATTTACAGGAGCCTGATCACTGGTAAACCGCGGTCGGAGCAAGCAGCTAGAGGCCGCAGCAAACCCAGAGCAGCTACTGTTGCCAAAGCTCCAGGAAGTAATGATGACAGAGGAGGCGCATCTTCACGGGACTCTACACCATCCCGTTCCTCGTCTGCAGCCAGTCAGAAAGTAGGAAAGCTGCCACAGATGCTGCGCACAGCGTCTCCAGGAAGTGCATCACCATCACCAGCTTCCAGACCAGCAAAACAAAGCGTAATAGCAAGAAGTGGAGGTGGCATTCCAAGGAGTGAATCAGCATCGCGCCTTGGTGGCTCTGTAGCTCCAAAGAAATCAAAGGCGGAGCCTGAGAAGCCAGCACTGGTCCGACAGTCGACTTTCATCAAAGAGGCTCCAAGTCCAACACtaaagaggaagctggaggaatCTGCAGCAGTTGCAGTTGTGCCATTAGAATCTCCATCCAGCCCTGAGACACCACTGCCACAAACCACCAGGAGACATGACGTAAACCGCTCACATTCAGAGAGTCCATCTCGccagcaggaagtgacatcgTCGCGGTTTAACCGTACCGGAACCTGGAAGCGTGAGAACAGcagtgctggaggaggaagcagtggCGGGAAACACTCAACATCATTACCACGTGTAGGCACATGGAAGCGAACAGGAAGCTCATCGTCTGTGCTCTCTGCCTCGTCTGAATCCAGTGAAAAGTGTCGGGGTGATGATGACTCTTCTAGGTCAAAGGGCACCTGGAGGAAGGTGAAAGGCGGCAGTGATTCGGCAAGCCGTACCTTTGCTGACAAGTCAGAAGACGTGTGGGTTCGTCTTGAGGACTGTCCTGTTAACAATCCACGCTCATCCTCGTCCTGTTTAGCACGTTCTCCCACTGCCACCAATGCTCCACCCGTAATAGACAGCTCTGCTCCTACCAAGatcccttcttcctcttcctcttcctcctcaaacCTCAACCTGCGCCACAGTTGTGAGAGTCTGGATGATAAGCCGCTgcccccgcagcagcagcgcagtcaGCAGCGCAGTGGGGCTTTGGCAGCTCGGGTTAGCCCCTTTAATTACACGCCCAGCCCCAGAAAAAGCAGTGCTGATGTTGttgtcaccaccaccaccaccacctccacgaCAGCCACCACAACATTATCTACCACCCCCACACGACCCTCACTCATTCCCACCCCTGTCACCAAAAAGCGTGAGCCAAAGGGTGGCGAtggcagtggaggaggtggatcaGGGGGTGAACGTGGGTCCTACATTGTGACATCGGTGTGA